The following coding sequences are from one Panthera leo isolate Ple1 chromosome E1, P.leo_Ple1_pat1.1, whole genome shotgun sequence window:
- the NAT9 gene encoding N-acetyltransferase 9 isoform X2 has product MKSEELQRLTASEPLTLEQEYSMQQSWREDADKCTFIVMDAEKWQAQPRTTEESCMAGDVNLFLTDPGEPSLGEIEVMIAEPSCRGKGFGTEAVLMMMSYGVTKLGLTKFEAKIGQGNEPSIRMFRKLHFEQVAVSSVFQEVTLRLTVTEHERQWLLEQTSHVEEKRYRDGLSESR; this is encoded by the exons ATGAAATCAGAGGAGCTGCAGCGTTTGACAGCCTCTGAGCCCCTGACCCTGGAGCAAGAGTATTCGATGCAGCAGAGCTGGCGGGAAGATGCAGACA AGTGCACATTCATTGTGATGGATGCAGAGAAGTGGCAGGCCCAGCCACGCACCACTGAAGAGAGCTGTATGGCAGGAGATGTGAACCTCTTCCTCACAGATCCAGGGGAGCCCTCCTTGGGTGAGATTGAGGTCATGATTGCAG AGCCCAGCTGCAGGGGCAAAGGCTTTGGCACCGAGGCTGTTCTCATGATGATGTCTTATG GAGTGACCAAGCTAGGTCTGACCAAGTTTGAGGCTAAAATTGGGCAAGGAAATGAACCAAGTATCCGGATGTTCCGGAAGCTTCACTTTGAGCAG GTGGCTGTGAGTAGCGTCTTTCAAGAGGTGACGCTCAGACTGACAGTGACCGAACATGAGCGGCAGTGGCTTCTGGAGCAGACCAGCCATGTGGAAGAGAAGCGCTATAGAGATGGGCTGTCAGAGTCCCGTTGA
- the NAT9 gene encoding N-acetyltransferase 9 isoform X1, whose amino-acid sequence MRLNENILLLGKKVVLVPYTSEHVPRYHEWMKSEELQRLTASEPLTLEQEYSMQQSWREDADKCTFIVMDAEKWQAQPRTTEESCMAGDVNLFLTDPGEPSLGEIEVMIAEPSCRGKGFGTEAVLMMMSYGVTKLGLTKFEAKIGQGNEPSIRMFRKLHFEQVAVSSVFQEVTLRLTVTEHERQWLLEQTSHVEEKRYRDGLSESR is encoded by the exons ATGAGATTAAATGAGAACATCTTGCTGCTGGGAAAGAAGGTGGTGCTGGTACCCTACACCTCAGAGCACGTGCCTAG GTACCACGAGTGGATGAAATCAGAGGAGCTGCAGCGTTTGACAGCCTCTGAGCCCCTGACCCTGGAGCAAGAGTATTCGATGCAGCAGAGCTGGCGGGAAGATGCAGACA AGTGCACATTCATTGTGATGGATGCAGAGAAGTGGCAGGCCCAGCCACGCACCACTGAAGAGAGCTGTATGGCAGGAGATGTGAACCTCTTCCTCACAGATCCAGGGGAGCCCTCCTTGGGTGAGATTGAGGTCATGATTGCAG AGCCCAGCTGCAGGGGCAAAGGCTTTGGCACCGAGGCTGTTCTCATGATGATGTCTTATG GAGTGACCAAGCTAGGTCTGACCAAGTTTGAGGCTAAAATTGGGCAAGGAAATGAACCAAGTATCCGGATGTTCCGGAAGCTTCACTTTGAGCAG GTGGCTGTGAGTAGCGTCTTTCAAGAGGTGACGCTCAGACTGACAGTGACCGAACATGAGCGGCAGTGGCTTCTGGAGCAGACCAGCCATGTGGAAGAGAAGCGCTATAGAGATGGGCTGTCAGAGTCCCGTTGA